From Pseudonocardia autotrophica, one genomic window encodes:
- the glsA gene encoding glutaminase A produces the protein MEQTEREIVQQQLEELHQVVGRPGGIPDGRVVSYYPPSMAAGSHVFGLAATDVDGTQWQVGDAEVRFPLHSISKVFTYGLALEDNGREEVMLRVGVEPSGDPFNSISFDEVNNRPFNPMINAGALVAVNLVHGASKEEKVERLLTRLRIYAGNPDLTVDEDILAEQLVSNDRNVSLSYLMRSLGMLHGNIEDNLYVYLAACSVCVTSVELSTMAATIARGGANPFTGVPALPRTYTRDVLSVMSMCGMYDAAGQWHYDVGIPAKSSVSGAILAVIPDAIGVGVHSPGLDRHGNSARGVAVCRALSDRFGLHVFADPSESRLGRIVRPGRRDDATEMYPSGDGWLPEGL, from the coding sequence ATGGAGCAGACCGAGCGCGAGATCGTCCAGCAGCAGCTCGAGGAGCTGCATCAGGTCGTGGGCCGTCCGGGTGGCATCCCGGACGGCCGGGTCGTCTCCTACTACCCGCCGTCGATGGCGGCCGGCTCGCACGTGTTCGGGCTGGCGGCGACCGACGTGGACGGCACGCAGTGGCAGGTCGGTGACGCCGAGGTCCGGTTCCCGCTGCACTCGATCTCGAAGGTGTTCACCTACGGGCTCGCCCTGGAGGACAACGGCCGCGAGGAGGTCATGCTCCGGGTCGGGGTGGAGCCCTCCGGCGACCCGTTCAACTCGATCAGCTTCGACGAGGTCAACAACCGCCCGTTCAACCCCATGATCAACGCCGGCGCGCTGGTCGCGGTGAACCTGGTGCACGGCGCGTCCAAGGAGGAGAAGGTCGAGCGGCTGCTCACCCGGCTGCGGATCTACGCCGGGAACCCCGACCTGACCGTCGACGAGGACATCCTCGCCGAGCAGCTCGTCTCCAACGACCGCAACGTCTCGCTGTCCTACCTGATGCGCAGCCTCGGCATGCTGCACGGCAACATCGAGGACAACCTCTACGTCTACCTGGCCGCCTGCTCGGTGTGCGTCACCAGCGTCGAGCTCTCCACGATGGCCGCCACGATCGCCCGCGGCGGCGCGAACCCGTTCACCGGCGTCCCGGCGCTGCCCCGCACCTACACCCGCGACGTGCTCAGCGTGATGAGCATGTGCGGCATGTACGACGCCGCCGGGCAGTGGCACTACGACGTCGGCATCCCGGCCAAGTCCAGCGTGTCCGGCGCGATCCTGGCCGTCATCCCGGACGCCATCGGGGTCGGCGTCCACTCCCCCGGCCTGGACCGGCACGGCAACTCCGCCCGCGGGGTCGCGGTCTGCCGGGCGCTGTCGGACCGGTTCGGACTGCACGTCTTCGCCGATCCGTCGGAGTCGCGGCTGGGCCGGATCGTGCGTCCCGGCCGGCGCGACGACGCCACCGAGATGTATCCCTCCGGGGACGGCTGGCTGCCCGAGGGTCTGTAG
- the pafA gene encoding Pup--protein ligase, protein MQRRIFGIETEFGVTCTFHGQRRLSPDEVARYLFRRVVSWGRSSNVFLRNGARLYLDVGSHPEYATAECDSLTQLVAHDKAGERILEDLLVDAERRLVDEGIGGDIYLFKNNTDSAGNSYGCHENYLVARQGEFSRIADVLLPFLVTRQLICGAGKVLQTPRGAVYCLSQRAEHIWEGVSSATTRSRPIINTRDEPHADAERYRRLHVIVGDSNMSEVTTLLKVGSAHLVLEMIEAGVQFRDFTLDNPIRAIREISHDLTGRRPVRMAGGREASALDIQREYHARAVEYLQSRGHSDKVMDRVVELWGRTLDAVEQQNLSLIDREIDWAIKHRLVERYRNKHDMELSSARIAQLDLAYHDVRRGRGLFDMLQRKDLVDRVTDDGEIEAAKDTPPQSTRAKLRGDFIAAAQAAGRDFTVDWVHLKLNDQAQRTVLCKDPFRAVDERVDRLIASL, encoded by the coding sequence ATGCAGCGTCGGATCTTCGGGATCGAGACGGAGTTCGGTGTCACGTGCACCTTCCACGGGCAGCGTCGGCTGTCCCCGGACGAGGTGGCCCGCTACCTGTTCCGGCGGGTGGTGTCGTGGGGCCGCTCCTCCAACGTGTTCCTCCGCAACGGTGCCCGGCTCTATCTCGACGTCGGCTCCCATCCCGAGTACGCCACCGCCGAGTGCGACTCGCTGACCCAGCTCGTCGCGCACGACAAAGCGGGCGAACGCATCCTCGAGGACCTCCTGGTCGACGCCGAACGCAGGCTGGTCGACGAGGGCATCGGCGGTGACATCTACCTGTTCAAGAACAACACCGACTCGGCGGGCAACTCCTACGGCTGCCACGAGAACTATCTGGTCGCCCGGCAGGGCGAGTTCTCCCGGATCGCCGACGTGCTGCTGCCGTTCCTGGTGACGCGCCAGCTGATCTGCGGTGCCGGCAAGGTGCTGCAGACCCCGCGCGGCGCGGTGTACTGCCTGTCCCAGCGGGCCGAGCACATCTGGGAGGGCGTCTCCTCGGCGACCACCCGGTCCCGGCCGATCATCAACACCCGCGACGAGCCGCACGCCGACGCCGAGCGCTACCGCAGGCTGCACGTCATCGTCGGCGACTCGAACATGTCCGAGGTGACGACCCTGCTCAAGGTCGGATCGGCGCACCTGGTGCTGGAGATGATCGAGGCCGGTGTCCAGTTCCGGGACTTCACCCTGGACAACCCGATCCGGGCGATCCGGGAGATCAGCCACGACCTCACCGGGCGGCGTCCGGTCCGGATGGCGGGCGGCCGGGAGGCGAGCGCGCTGGACATCCAGCGCGAGTACCACGCCCGCGCCGTCGAGTACCTGCAGAGCCGTGGGCACTCCGACAAGGTGATGGACCGGGTCGTCGAGCTCTGGGGCCGCACACTGGACGCGGTCGAGCAGCAGAACCTCTCGCTGATCGACCGTGAGATCGACTGGGCGATCAAGCACCGGCTGGTCGAGCGCTACCGCAACAAGCACGACATGGAGCTGTCCAGCGCCCGGATCGCCCAGCTCGACCTGGCCTATCATGACGTGCGGCGCGGCCGCGGGCTGTTCGACATGCTTCAGCGCAAGGACCTGGTGGACCGGGTGACCGACGACGGCGAGATCGAGGCAGCCAAGGACACCCCGCCGCAGTCCACCCGGGCCAAGCTGCGCGGTGACTTCATCGCCGCCGCCCAGGCCGCGGGTCGCGACTTCACCGTGGACTGGGTGCACCTGAAGCTGAACGACCAGGCCCAGCGGACCGTGCTGTGCAAGGACCCGTTCCGCGCCGTCGACGAGCGGGTCGACCGGCTGATCGCCTCGCTGTGA
- the tatA gene encoding Sec-independent protein translocase subunit TatA, whose protein sequence is MPGGYEWLIIIAVLLLLFGAKKLPEMARSIGQSARVFKGEMKGLKDDDDRAQAASAEQAPEKPAEKTPEKPVVSELPAGSVPQHQAEPAPQQPQERGAGSTN, encoded by the coding sequence ATGCCTGGTGGATACGAGTGGCTCATCATCATCGCCGTACTGCTGCTGCTGTTCGGCGCGAAGAAGCTCCCCGAGATGGCGCGGTCGATCGGCCAGTCCGCCCGGGTGTTCAAGGGTGAGATGAAGGGCCTGAAGGACGACGACGACCGCGCTCAGGCGGCGTCCGCCGAGCAGGCCCCGGAGAAGCCCGCCGAGAAGACCCCCGAGAAGCCTGTCGTGTCGGAGCTGCCGGCCGGATCGGTCCCGCAGCACCAGGCCGAGCCGGCCCCGCAGCAGCCGCAGGAGCGCGGCGCGGGTTCCACGAACTGA
- the pyrH gene encoding UMP kinase, translating to MKYNRVVIKLSGQAMAGDDGFGFSAPALTHLASQIQQVRELGVQIAVVVGGGNVFRGNRSDSWGIDRVEADNIGMLGTVINSLLLRGKLSAGGEDNVRVMTAIPINAVAEPFLRLRAKRHLDKDAILIFSGGNGQPFITTDYPSVQRALEIGADALLVAKHGVDGVYDTDPRKDSDARRYERLPYDEVLSRRLAVMDQTAFILARDHGLPLHVFDIEKDGLMAAICRGEHHGTEINSDIVEPEFAQDA from the coding sequence ATGAAGTACAACCGGGTGGTCATCAAGCTCAGCGGGCAGGCGATGGCCGGTGACGACGGCTTCGGATTCTCGGCCCCGGCGCTGACCCACCTGGCCTCCCAGATCCAGCAGGTCCGGGAGTTGGGTGTGCAGATCGCCGTCGTCGTCGGCGGCGGCAACGTCTTCCGCGGGAACCGCTCCGATTCCTGGGGCATCGACCGCGTCGAGGCCGACAACATCGGCATGCTCGGCACCGTCATCAACAGCCTGCTGCTGCGCGGCAAGCTCTCCGCGGGCGGCGAGGACAACGTCCGGGTGATGACCGCGATCCCGATCAACGCGGTGGCCGAGCCGTTCCTGCGGCTGCGCGCCAAGCGGCACCTCGACAAGGACGCCATCCTGATCTTCTCCGGCGGGAACGGGCAGCCCTTCATCACCACCGACTACCCGAGTGTGCAGCGGGCGCTGGAGATCGGCGCGGACGCCCTGCTGGTCGCCAAGCACGGCGTCGACGGCGTCTACGACACCGACCCCCGCAAGGACTCCGACGCCCGCCGCTACGAGCGGCTGCCCTACGACGAGGTGCTCTCCCGGCGGCTCGCCGTGATGGACCAGACCGCGTTCATCCTGGCCCGCGATCACGGCCTGCCGCTGCACGTGTTCGACATCGAGAAGGACGGCCTGATGGCCGCGATCTGCCGCGGCGAGCACCACGGCACCGAGATCAACTCCGACATCGTGGAACCGGAGTTCGCGCAGGACGCGTGA
- a CDS encoding helix-turn-helix transcriptional regulator, with protein sequence MSSARAERLVNLVLCLMSTRQFLSAERIRATVPGYAEAASDEAFFRMFERDKAELRELGVPLETGHTSAFDTVEGYRIARADYELGEIELAPDEATVVALAGNLWDTPDLAGAAHGALVKLRAAGVEVAESPAATVRTGLHAGEPALAPLLAATRAGRAVIFSHRRGGPAGEPTRREVEPWGVVSFRGRWYLVGHDRGRDDVRCFRLSRIQGEIRPTGPEGAVRVPDGVDLRALVRASAGPPPVSGTALVWVARDRAAGLRRLGRERGPAEHAGRAGVTIELDVRDRDTVARWLAGHGPDVAVLDPPELAGAVRSLWAGAAAIAAEAAR encoded by the coding sequence GTGTCCTCCGCCCGCGCCGAGCGACTGGTGAACCTGGTGCTCTGCCTGATGTCGACCCGGCAGTTCCTGTCCGCGGAACGGATCCGGGCGACCGTGCCGGGCTACGCCGAGGCGGCGAGTGACGAGGCGTTCTTCCGGATGTTCGAGCGGGACAAGGCGGAGCTGCGCGAGCTGGGCGTCCCGCTGGAGACCGGGCACACCTCGGCGTTCGACACCGTGGAGGGCTACCGGATCGCCCGCGCCGACTACGAGCTGGGCGAGATCGAGCTGGCGCCGGACGAGGCGACGGTGGTGGCGCTGGCCGGGAACCTGTGGGACACCCCGGATCTCGCCGGTGCCGCGCACGGTGCGCTGGTGAAGCTGCGGGCGGCCGGGGTGGAGGTCGCGGAGAGCCCGGCCGCCACGGTCCGGACCGGCCTGCACGCCGGTGAGCCGGCGCTCGCCCCGCTGCTGGCGGCGACCAGGGCCGGCCGTGCCGTGATCTTCTCGCACCGCCGAGGCGGGCCGGCCGGTGAGCCGACCCGGCGCGAGGTGGAGCCCTGGGGTGTCGTCTCGTTCCGCGGCCGCTGGTACCTGGTCGGCCACGACCGCGGCCGGGACGACGTGCGCTGCTTCCGGCTCTCCCGGATCCAGGGCGAGATCCGGCCGACCGGGCCCGAGGGTGCGGTGCGGGTCCCGGACGGCGTCGATCTGCGGGCGCTCGTGCGCGCCTCGGCCGGGCCGCCGCCGGTCTCCGGGACGGCCCTGGTCTGGGTGGCCAGGGATCGCGCGGCCGGGCTGCGCAGGCTGGGCCGGGAGCGCGGGCCCGCCGAGCACGCCGGGCGCGCCGGCGTCACGATCGAGCTGGACGTGCGGGACCGGGACACGGTCGCGCGCTGGCTGGCCGGGCACGGCCCGGACGTCGCGGTGCTGGATCCGCCGGAGCTGGCCGGCGCGGTCCGCTCACTGTGGGCGGGTGCCGCGGCGATCGCGGCCGAGGCCGCCCGGTGA
- a CDS encoding helix-turn-helix transcriptional regulator, giving the protein MTRHGVAQRLPRLLSLVPYLRARPGVPVAEAAADFGVDEKQLRRDLELLWMCGLPGYGPGDLVDLSFAGDTVDVVFDAGLTRPLRLTTSEATALLVALRMLHQTPGVVDSDAVARAIGKIEAAVGTAGERAGVVSVESGTGERESTTVVRGALDRGRALRIVYFTAGRDAVSRRDVDPMRLVVAEGRGYLEAWCRRAEGVRMFRLDRVEQAEELPEPARPHPEAEPTDVTHGLFSPRSGHRFAVLELDPEAHWVAEYYPVDEVRAPQERAGELLPGAGGVLRVLIRFADPDWLVRLVLGLGGRARIVEPAELAGVVRERARQALALTDGA; this is encoded by the coding sequence GTGACCCGGCACGGCGTCGCCCAGCGGTTGCCCCGGTTGCTCTCCCTGGTGCCCTACCTGCGGGCCCGGCCCGGCGTCCCGGTCGCCGAGGCGGCCGCCGACTTCGGGGTCGACGAGAAGCAGCTGCGCCGCGACCTGGAGCTGCTCTGGATGTGCGGGCTGCCCGGCTACGGCCCCGGTGACCTGGTGGACCTGTCGTTCGCCGGGGACACCGTGGACGTCGTGTTCGACGCCGGCCTGACCCGGCCGCTGCGGCTCACCACCAGCGAGGCGACGGCGCTGCTGGTCGCGCTGCGGATGCTGCACCAGACACCGGGCGTCGTCGACTCGGATGCGGTCGCCAGGGCGATCGGGAAGATCGAGGCCGCGGTCGGGACGGCGGGGGAGCGGGCCGGCGTGGTGAGCGTCGAGTCCGGGACCGGGGAGCGGGAGAGCACCACGGTCGTGCGGGGGGCGCTGGACCGGGGGCGCGCGCTGCGCATCGTCTACTTCACGGCGGGCCGGGACGCGGTGTCGCGGCGCGACGTCGATCCGATGCGGCTGGTCGTCGCCGAGGGGCGCGGCTACCTGGAGGCGTGGTGCCGCCGCGCGGAGGGTGTCCGGATGTTCCGGCTGGACCGGGTCGAGCAGGCCGAGGAGCTCCCGGAGCCGGCCCGCCCGCACCCGGAGGCCGAGCCGACCGACGTCACGCACGGATTGTTCAGCCCGCGGTCCGGGCACCGGTTCGCGGTGCTGGAACTCGATCCGGAAGCGCACTGGGTCGCGGAGTACTACCCGGTGGACGAGGTGCGGGCGCCGCAGGAGCGCGCCGGCGAGCTGCTTCCCGGCGCAGGTGGCGTGCTGCGGGTGCTGATCCGGTTCGCCGATCCGGACTGGCTGGTCCGGCTGGTACTGGGGCTGGGCGGGCGGGCCCGGATCGTCGAGCCCGCCGAGCTGGCCGGGGTGGTCCGGGAGCGCGCCCGGCAGGCCCTGGCGCTGACTGACGGAGCGTGA
- the glsA gene encoding glutaminase A, producing MVAQKERELVQEQLEDLRNTCTAGRGSLLPGEEVVSYYPAEMEARADEFGLAGTNVDGTQWKVGDCDIRFPLHSISKVFTYGLALEDNGLDATLDAVGVEPSGDPFNSITFDDVHNRPFNPMINAGALVAANLVKGSSKEERVERLLERYRAYTGNPELAVDQQILDEQLVSNDRNLGLSYLMRSLGMLSGDIDDNLYVYLSACSITVTTPELSVMAATLANGGVNPLTGDSALHREHLRTVISVMSMCGMYDAAGEWAHDVGIPAKSGVSGGIMGTLPRYFGLGVYSPGLDRHGNSVRGVAVCRELSRRFGLHVFADPSESRFGRVAQPDTLQA from the coding sequence ATGGTCGCCCAGAAGGAACGCGAGCTGGTCCAGGAGCAGCTCGAGGACCTGCGCAACACCTGCACCGCCGGCCGGGGGAGCCTGCTGCCCGGCGAGGAGGTCGTGAGCTACTACCCGGCCGAGATGGAGGCCCGCGCCGACGAGTTCGGGCTCGCCGGGACCAACGTCGACGGCACCCAGTGGAAGGTCGGCGACTGCGACATCCGGTTCCCGCTGCACTCGATCTCGAAGGTGTTCACCTACGGGCTCGCGCTGGAGGACAACGGCCTGGACGCCACCCTGGACGCGGTCGGCGTCGAGCCCTCCGGCGACCCGTTCAACTCGATCACCTTCGACGACGTGCACAACCGCCCGTTCAACCCCATGATCAACGCCGGCGCGCTGGTCGCCGCGAACCTGGTCAAGGGGTCGTCGAAGGAGGAGCGGGTCGAGCGGCTGCTGGAGCGCTACCGGGCTTACACGGGCAACCCGGAACTCGCCGTCGACCAGCAGATCCTCGACGAGCAGCTGGTCTCCAACGACCGGAACCTGGGCCTGTCGTACCTGATGCGCAGCCTCGGCATGCTCAGCGGCGACATCGACGACAACCTCTACGTCTACCTGTCGGCCTGCTCGATCACCGTCACCACCCCCGAGCTGTCGGTGATGGCCGCGACCCTGGCCAACGGCGGTGTCAACCCGCTGACCGGGGACTCGGCGCTGCACCGCGAGCACCTGCGCACGGTGATCAGCGTGATGAGCATGTGCGGCATGTACGACGCCGCCGGTGAGTGGGCGCACGACGTCGGCATCCCGGCGAAGAGCGGCGTGTCCGGCGGCATCATGGGCACCCTGCCGCGGTACTTCGGCCTCGGGGTCTACTCCCCCGGCCTGGACCGGCACGGCAACTCGGTGCGCGGCGTCGCGGTCTGCCGTGAGCTGTCCCGCCGGTTCGGCCTGCACGTGTTCGCCGACCCGTCGGAGTCCCGCTTCGGACGGGTCGCGCAGCCGGACACGCTCCAGGCCTGA
- the tatC gene encoding twin-arginine translocase subunit TatC: MTLIEHLYELRNRLGISLAAIAVTTVFGYIWFEVSFFGWPSLGQLLKDPYCSLPATSRASFNADPNSCTLLGTTPFDQFMLRLKVGATAGVILACPIWLYQFWGFITPGLLKKERRYALSFVSVAALLFVTGAVLAYLIIPQALGFLLTIGSEIQTTALTGSSYFSLVVNLIVIFGVSFLIPLVVVALNAAGVVSYAALAKSRRGLIFGLFVFAAIATPGQDPISMLALAFALTLLFEGAIQICRINDRRKARKRVEEGWDGLDPDTPSQIDTTPSPIDGPSRIDDPAGAGGSTGSTRTAAPPVASRPADPAPPPRRRDDPAPGYDDIT; this comes from the coding sequence ATGACGCTGATCGAGCACCTCTACGAGCTGCGCAACCGGCTCGGGATCTCGCTCGCCGCGATCGCGGTGACCACGGTGTTCGGCTACATCTGGTTCGAGGTGTCGTTCTTCGGCTGGCCCAGCCTGGGCCAGCTGCTGAAGGACCCGTACTGCTCGCTCCCAGCGACCTCGCGGGCGTCGTTCAACGCCGACCCGAACTCGTGCACGCTGCTCGGTACGACGCCGTTCGACCAGTTCATGCTGCGACTGAAGGTCGGCGCGACAGCCGGGGTGATCCTGGCCTGTCCGATCTGGCTCTACCAGTTCTGGGGCTTCATCACCCCGGGGCTGCTGAAGAAGGAGCGGCGCTACGCGCTCAGCTTCGTCTCGGTCGCGGCGCTGCTGTTCGTCACCGGTGCGGTGCTCGCATACCTGATCATCCCGCAGGCGCTCGGCTTCCTGCTCACCATCGGTAGTGAGATCCAGACGACGGCGCTCACCGGTTCCTCGTACTTCTCGTTGGTCGTCAACCTCATCGTGATCTTCGGGGTCAGTTTCCTGATCCCGCTGGTGGTGGTCGCGCTCAACGCGGCCGGGGTGGTCAGCTACGCGGCACTGGCGAAGTCCCGCCGCGGCCTGATCTTCGGTCTGTTCGTCTTCGCCGCGATCGCGACCCCCGGGCAGGACCCGATCTCGATGCTGGCGCTGGCGTTCGCGCTGACGCTGCTGTTCGAGGGCGCCATCCAGATCTGCCGCATCAACGACCGCCGCAAGGCCCGCAAGCGGGTCGAGGAGGGCTGGGACGGGCTGGACCCGGACACCCCCTCGCAGATCGACACCACGCCGTCGCCGATCGACGGGCCGTCCCGGATCGACGACCCGGCCGGGGCCGGGGGCAGCACCGGCAGCACCCGGACCGCCGCACCGCCGGTGGCGAGCCGCCCGGCCGATCCCGCGCCGCCGCCGCGCCGCCGCGACGACCCGGCGCCGGGCTACGACGACATCACCTGA